One Parasphingorhabdus cellanae genomic region harbors:
- a CDS encoding DUF2254 domain-containing protein: MWTRFVGYWDSIRSSYWFIPALMSLGAIILSTLAVEFDTYFNLSIPIWLESFFNNQPDGARAVLSTIAGSMITVAGVVFSITLVTLSTAAAQYGPRLLTNFMRDTTNQITLGTFIATFLYCLLVLRAVQNAPPDANDIEAAYFVPHIALLIGIGFSLCSIAVLIRFIHHVPQSVHISLVTTSIGKELCERVSERFPEPLGQDTEPKKDGFDMDLVPKSLHNPVGENVVRINAKASGYLRLIDTESLIDTAASNDIFIRLAKRPGDFIFPGEALVYLPPDASISEGVCDDIRSIFTIGEKRTPFQDIRFLVQELVEIAARALSPGINDPVTAIACLNWLAAAQMQLITHDEPQSVRHDKDDIPRIYAEALSSSQLMELGFSKLRSYIAADPIASEAALDLLARVRTNVSERHAKTIHMEIQELERAIEEVRQA, encoded by the coding sequence ATGTGGACCCGTTTTGTTGGCTATTGGGACTCAATCAGATCAAGCTATTGGTTCATTCCAGCATTGATGAGCCTAGGGGCAATCATATTGTCGACCTTAGCGGTGGAGTTTGACACCTATTTCAATCTCTCAATTCCAATCTGGCTAGAGAGCTTTTTCAATAATCAGCCTGATGGTGCTCGTGCGGTGTTGTCTACAATTGCTGGGTCCATGATAACGGTAGCAGGTGTCGTGTTTTCCATCACGCTGGTAACACTATCTACTGCTGCCGCTCAATATGGTCCAAGGCTGCTGACAAATTTCATGCGGGATACAACCAACCAGATCACGCTCGGCACTTTTATAGCTACGTTTCTCTATTGTCTGCTAGTATTGCGCGCGGTTCAAAATGCGCCGCCAGATGCGAACGATATAGAGGCGGCCTATTTTGTACCGCATATTGCGCTGTTAATCGGTATTGGTTTCAGTCTGTGTTCGATCGCTGTCCTTATCCGCTTCATTCACCATGTTCCCCAGTCCGTACATATTAGCCTTGTGACAACCTCTATCGGCAAAGAGCTTTGTGAGCGGGTCTCCGAACGGTTTCCTGAGCCTTTGGGACAGGATACAGAACCCAAAAAAGATGGTTTCGACATGGATCTTGTACCAAAATCTCTGCACAATCCGGTCGGAGAGAATGTTGTAAGGATTAACGCTAAGGCATCAGGCTATCTGCGATTAATCGATACGGAAAGCCTAATTGATACGGCGGCCTCTAATGACATTTTCATAAGGCTAGCAAAGCGTCCAGGGGACTTCATATTCCCGGGTGAAGCTTTGGTCTACCTTCCTCCCGATGCGTCGATTTCTGAAGGTGTATGTGACGATATCCGATCCATATTTACGATTGGCGAAAAGCGCACACCGTTTCAAGATATCCGATTTTTGGTGCAAGAACTGGTCGAAATAGCAGCACGTGCTTTATCTCCCGGGATCAACGATCCGGTCACAGCCATTGCCTGTTTGAATTGGCTGGCGGCCGCGCAAATGCAACTAATTACTCATGATGAACCGCAATCGGTAAGACATGATAAGGATGATATTCCGCGGATTTACGCAGAAGCACTTTCGTCTTCCCAATTAATGGAATTGGGGTTTAGCAAATTACGCAGTTATATTGCAGCTGATCCTATAGCGAGCGAAGCGGCACTGGATTTGCTCGCACGAGTTAGAACGAATGTTAGCGAAAGGCATGCTAAGACTATCCATATGGAAATCCAGGAACTTGAACGAGCCATTGAAGAAGTGCGCCAAGCCTAA
- a CDS encoding type 1 glutamine amidotransferase domain-containing protein produces MKILMVLTSYDELGDTGEKTGFWLEEFAAPYYVFKDAGAVVTLASPKGGQPPLDPKSDAEDAQTEATKRFKKDESTQKILAETRVLANIRDQDFDAIFFPGGHGPLWDLTNDADSKRLIETFANSDRPVGAVCHAPAVFKHIKSADGQPLVFGKRVTGFTNTEEEGVGLTDVVPFLVEDMLKENGGLYEKGDDWASFVLTDGKLVTGQNPDSSEEAARALLALLK; encoded by the coding sequence ATGAAAATCTTGATGGTCCTCACATCCTATGATGAACTTGGTGATACTGGCGAAAAGACCGGTTTCTGGTTAGAGGAATTTGCCGCTCCCTACTATGTGTTCAAGGATGCAGGTGCAGTCGTTACCTTAGCTTCTCCGAAAGGCGGACAACCCCCACTTGATCCCAAAAGCGATGCAGAAGATGCACAAACAGAAGCGACAAAGCGGTTCAAAAAAGATGAGAGCACGCAAAAGATCTTGGCTGAAACGCGTGTTTTGGCTAACATCCGTGACCAAGATTTTGACGCAATTTTCTTTCCCGGGGGCCATGGCCCGCTCTGGGATCTGACCAATGATGCCGACAGCAAACGATTAATCGAAACGTTTGCCAATTCTGACAGGCCTGTGGGTGCTGTTTGTCATGCCCCGGCTGTCTTCAAGCATATCAAAAGCGCCGACGGCCAGCCGCTTGTTTTTGGCAAGCGCGTGACCGGCTTCACAAACACCGAGGAAGAAGGCGTTGGCCTGACCGATGTCGTACCCTTTTTGGTCGAAGATATGCTCAAGGAAAACGGGGGTCTTTACGAAAAGGGCGACGACTGGGCTTCATTCGTTTTAACCGATGGGAAGCTTGTCACTGGCCAAAACCCAGACTCTTCGGAGGAAGCTGCTCGCGCATTGCTGGCACTGCTCAAATAA
- a CDS encoding DNA topoisomerase IB — protein sequence MQTAIANNLIYVSDTMPGIVRQPVENDFQYIDPKQNPIKDMRIISRINALSIPPAYQQVWICPLDNGHIQATGVDEAGRKQYRYHPDWREYRDRQKFSQLVDFAHGLPKLRRDIRRIFRAANPDQTIGKELACAALVRLLDNVPLRIGNKQNDKARGATTLVAKNIRMNENELRLDYIAKGGKRVRRQIKDRRLLQILSSIDDLPGKALFQYFGRDGEIYPLDSGDVNQWLKDQSGNADISAKVFRTWHGSVAAFRYVRLAKNPTIKAACEKAADRLKNTPAICRSSYIHPAIIALTRKSQSEREALAKLSGPSTSDLRKDEKILLRFLEETDWPQETSCSR from the coding sequence ATGCAGACCGCCATCGCGAATAATCTCATCTATGTATCGGACACTATGCCGGGCATTGTCAGGCAACCCGTTGAAAATGATTTTCAATATATTGATCCTAAGCAAAATCCGATCAAAGATATGCGAATAATTAGCCGGATTAATGCGCTTTCCATTCCCCCGGCTTACCAGCAAGTCTGGATATGCCCACTTGATAATGGCCATATCCAAGCCACCGGTGTTGATGAAGCTGGACGCAAACAATATCGATATCATCCTGATTGGCGAGAATATCGTGATCGCCAGAAATTTTCACAGCTTGTAGATTTTGCACATGGGCTGCCTAAATTGCGCCGCGACATCCGCCGTATTTTTAGGGCTGCAAATCCCGATCAAACTATCGGCAAAGAGCTCGCTTGCGCGGCTCTGGTGCGTCTGTTGGATAATGTTCCTTTGAGGATTGGCAATAAACAAAATGATAAAGCACGCGGAGCGACAACGCTGGTTGCCAAGAATATTCGGATGAACGAAAATGAGCTACGGTTGGACTATATCGCAAAAGGTGGCAAACGCGTCCGGCGACAAATAAAGGACCGGCGTTTGCTCCAGATATTATCATCGATAGATGATTTGCCAGGCAAGGCGCTATTCCAATATTTCGGCCGAGATGGTGAGATATACCCGCTGGATTCAGGAGATGTGAATCAATGGCTTAAGGATCAGTCAGGCAATGCAGATATTAGCGCGAAAGTCTTTCGAACTTGGCATGGAAGCGTCGCCGCGTTTCGCTATGTGAGGTTGGCAAAAAACCCGACTATCAAAGCCGCTTGTGAAAAAGCCGCTGATCGCCTGAAAAACACTCCAGCCATTTGTCGATCAAGCTATATTCATCCGGCGATCATAGCACTCACAAGAAAGAGTCAATCTGAACGCGAAGCTTTGGCGAAGCTTTCAGGGCCGTCCACAAGCGACCTGAGAAAAGACGAAAAAATATTGCTGCGGTTTCTCGAAGAAACTGATTGGCCGCAGGAAACTTCCTGCAGTCGTTAA